A genomic window from Candidatus Poseidoniia archaeon includes:
- a CDS encoding V-type ATP synthase subunit E family protein produces the protein MALQEILRQVEQAGRGEADAIATATRTEAEGILSEGKDEGKQVADAIAAAGKQQAGQLERQELPAAELEVERARLDAQRQVLEATRQDALERLDSLTAAELERVYRALLADVPAGGTLRCRKADAKLLGKLASQKLGEPIAEAGFIIETDAYRLDFRFSTLVEREWQAQLPTVSEALFGK, from the coding sequence ATGGCTCTGCAGGAAATCCTGCGCCAGGTCGAACAGGCCGGCCGGGGAGAAGCAGACGCCATCGCCACCGCCACCAGAACGGAGGCGGAAGGTATCCTCAGCGAAGGCAAGGACGAAGGCAAGCAGGTCGCGGACGCAATTGCCGCAGCCGGCAAGCAGCAGGCCGGGCAACTCGAGCGGCAGGAATTGCCTGCGGCCGAGCTGGAGGTCGAGCGCGCGCGACTTGACGCGCAGCGGCAGGTGCTCGAGGCAACGCGACAGGATGCGCTGGAGCGGCTCGACAGCCTGACGGCAGCCGAGCTTGAGCGAGTCTACCGCGCGCTGCTGGCCGATGTGCCGGCGGGCGGGACGCTGCGCTGCCGCAAGGCCGATGCGAAGCTGCTCGGTAAACTTGCATCGCAGAAGCTGGGCGAGCCAATAGCGGAGGCGGGCTTCATCATCGAGACCGACGCATACCGGCTCGACTTCCGCTTCAGCACGCTGGTCGAGCGCGAATGGCAGGCGCAGTTGCCGACAGTGAGCGAGGCTCTTTTCGGTAAATGA
- a CDS encoding V-type ATP synthase subunit I: MLKPEPMSKLVLCGLNRDLPQVSHVLSQQRLVHMVDYGGDDAGFASGGSLEYGATVSGNLVRVRSLLKILGVEAAPPAGVRPVAELEAEIAERLDTLEQEVLALNEQLRTATQQQKEGQTRLELLRQFEPLGLPLEAYDAYESLSVFAGTLPAKAELELADGEIMRAGEMLAAFVPRDAAEDAEQTLAQHGFRALDPPSGDGQPSVSIAALELKLGELETEAAALGKELEALGQRHGQWLVAAEEHLAAQAEKSELPLKLAQSENTFVLEGWLPEGDLARLKAALGDLELELEIEETDDTPPVKLDNPAPVKPFELFTKLYAIPDHRELDPSLLLFLGYPLFFGMMIGDLGYGLVYFMLGHMLVTKYGHSEEALALGKIIRIAGAATMFFGTFAFAEAFGFELHWLAHELPYHVLHKSDSGDVAFMLLATGGIGLFYVTLGLLMGFWNMLALHDLKHAIMEKFSWIMILWGGLMFIPPWLFGTSLIGVRLGLAGELELWGGLTGFLLGLGLAVAGEGVVAIVEVPSIFVQVISYVRIAALGIADYGLAHAFNGMAFDIGFTGVSAIFAILILIVGQTAVITLGLIGSGINALRLQYVECFPKFFVGGGTDYAPFGYTRKYTNEMETTA, encoded by the coding sequence ATGCTTAAGCCTGAACCGATGTCCAAGCTGGTGCTGTGCGGGCTCAACCGCGACCTGCCGCAGGTTTCCCATGTCCTGTCGCAGCAGCGACTGGTGCACATGGTCGACTACGGCGGCGACGACGCGGGGTTCGCCAGCGGCGGTTCACTCGAGTACGGCGCGACCGTTTCGGGCAACCTCGTGCGCGTGCGCTCGCTGCTAAAGATACTGGGCGTCGAAGCGGCACCGCCGGCCGGAGTGCGGCCCGTAGCGGAGCTCGAGGCGGAAATCGCGGAGCGGCTCGATACGCTTGAGCAGGAAGTGCTGGCGCTCAACGAGCAACTCCGTACGGCGACGCAGCAGCAGAAGGAGGGACAGACACGGCTCGAACTGCTGCGCCAGTTCGAGCCGCTAGGGCTGCCGCTCGAGGCGTATGACGCTTACGAAAGCCTGTCGGTCTTTGCCGGCACACTGCCCGCGAAGGCAGAGCTGGAGCTCGCGGACGGCGAAATCATGCGTGCTGGCGAGATGCTGGCCGCCTTCGTCCCGCGCGACGCGGCTGAAGATGCGGAACAAACGCTGGCGCAGCACGGCTTTCGCGCGCTCGACCCCCCGTCAGGCGACGGGCAGCCGAGCGTCAGCATCGCCGCGCTCGAGCTGAAGCTGGGCGAGCTGGAAACAGAGGCTGCCGCACTCGGCAAGGAACTGGAAGCGCTGGGGCAGCGGCACGGCCAGTGGCTGGTCGCCGCCGAGGAGCATCTTGCAGCGCAGGCCGAGAAGTCGGAGCTACCACTGAAGCTGGCGCAGAGCGAGAACACCTTCGTGCTCGAAGGCTGGCTGCCGGAAGGCGACCTGGCGCGGCTGAAGGCGGCACTGGGTGACCTGGAACTGGAGCTCGAAATCGAGGAGACCGACGACACGCCGCCGGTCAAGCTCGACAATCCCGCGCCTGTAAAACCGTTCGAACTCTTCACCAAATTGTACGCGATTCCAGACCATCGCGAGCTGGACCCGTCGCTGCTGCTGTTCCTGGGCTACCCGCTCTTCTTCGGGATGATGATTGGCGACCTTGGCTACGGGCTGGTCTATTTCATGCTGGGACACATGCTGGTCACGAAATACGGCCACTCGGAGGAAGCGCTGGCGCTCGGCAAGATTATTCGCATTGCCGGGGCTGCAACTATGTTCTTCGGCACCTTCGCCTTTGCCGAGGCGTTCGGCTTCGAACTGCACTGGCTGGCGCACGAACTACCTTACCATGTGCTGCACAAATCCGACTCCGGGGATGTGGCGTTCATGCTGCTCGCGACTGGCGGTATCGGCCTGTTCTACGTCACACTGGGGCTGCTGATGGGCTTCTGGAACATGCTGGCGCTGCACGACCTGAAGCACGCCATCATGGAGAAATTCTCGTGGATTATGATTCTCTGGGGCGGGCTGATGTTCATCCCCCCCTGGCTCTTCGGCACTTCACTGATTGGCGTGCGGCTCGGCCTGGCGGGCGAGCTGGAGTTGTGGGGTGGCCTGACGGGGTTCCTGCTCGGGCTCGGCCTGGCGGTCGCGGGCGAGGGGGTCGTGGCGATTGTTGAGGTGCCATCTATCTTCGTTCAGGTCATCTCATACGTACGGATTGCCGCGCTGGGAATCGCCGATTACGGGCTGGCGCATGCCTTCAACGGCATGGCGTTCGACATCGGTTTTACCGGTGTTAGCGCGATATTTGCCATTCTTATACTCATCGTCGGACAGACGGCAGTGATTACGCTCGGGCTAATTGGCTCGGGAATCAACGCTCTGCGTCTGCAGTACGTCGAGTGCTTCCCCAAGTTCTTCGTGGGCGGGGGAACTGATTACGCTCCTTTCGGGTACACCCGGAAATACACCAATGAAATGGAGACCACAGCATGA
- the rpiA gene encoding ribose-5-phosphate isomerase RpiA: protein MGDSLKRAAAAAAVELVRDGMLLGLGTGSTADHALELLGERVADGLAITGVPTSERTAARARELGIPLRPFEPGMRLDLAIDGADEVSPQLELIKGLGGALLREKRVESCAEQLVIIIDDSKLVARLGRGPLPVEVAPAEADATLVVLRALGCEAELRQAAGTVFVTDNGNWIAHLRFARGIPEPTALDARLQALPGVIDTGLFLGMADIVYSAGPAGVQRLRRAP from the coding sequence GTGGGCGACAGCCTGAAACGCGCAGCGGCCGCAGCGGCGGTCGAACTTGTCCGCGACGGAATGCTCCTCGGCCTCGGCACCGGCTCGACCGCCGACCACGCGCTGGAGCTACTGGGCGAACGCGTCGCTGACGGGCTGGCGATAACTGGCGTGCCGACCTCGGAGCGCACCGCGGCTCGCGCGCGCGAGCTGGGGATTCCGCTGCGGCCGTTCGAGCCGGGAATGCGGCTCGACCTGGCGATTGATGGCGCCGACGAGGTTTCGCCGCAGCTTGAACTCATCAAGGGACTGGGCGGCGCATTGCTGCGCGAGAAGCGGGTCGAGTCGTGCGCTGAGCAACTGGTGATAATCATCGACGACTCGAAGCTGGTCGCACGGCTGGGCCGGGGGCCGCTGCCGGTCGAGGTTGCGCCCGCGGAGGCTGACGCGACGCTGGTGGTGCTACGCGCGCTCGGTTGCGAGGCGGAGCTGCGGCAGGCGGCCGGTACGGTGTTTGTGACCGATAACGGCAACTGGATTGCGCACTTGCGTTTCGCCCGGGGCATTCCGGAGCCGACTGCACTGGACGCGCGACTACAGGCGCTGCCGGGCGTGATTGATACCGGACTCTTCCTCGGGATGGCCGACATCGTCTATAGCGCCGGCCCCGCAGGCGTCCAGCGGCTAAGGCGCGCCCCTTAA
- a CDS encoding NCS2 family permease, protein MQDVIEEHFDLKGNNTDLNTEIMAGITTFLATAYIIVVNPGILSTCIEGVVCTGLDFGQLVTATVLVSAFSSIAMGVWAKNPYVMAPGMGLNAFFVWGVVITGVSASTALGAVFISGLIFVALSVANVRTEIVRAIPDQIRYAVAAGIGLFIAFIGFSNAGFIVDNPATKVGLVSLFPDDGSIIDRLLGADQSVVLFLIGLTVMAALVAKGVRGAFIIGIAITTVLSILLGHSEMPSKVTSNPDFGLINSMDIAGALKLSLFPVIFAFLFTDMFDSLSTFVGVSEAADGLKDENGDPRNIKESLIVDGLSTTISGLFGTSSGTTYIESAAGINQGGRSGFTAVVAGLLFIPFLWLTPLLEVVPAIATAPALVLVGVFMAKPVLKIRWDDFDVAFPAFMAMFLIPLTYSITQGIIWGFLSWTAIKVIKGNTNEVSPMLWAINAFAILALVYT, encoded by the coding sequence ATGCAAGATGTAATCGAAGAACATTTCGACCTGAAAGGAAACAACACCGATCTCAATACAGAGATTATGGCCGGGATTACCACGTTCCTGGCGACAGCCTACATCATCGTGGTGAATCCTGGCATTCTCTCGACCTGTATTGAAGGTGTAGTGTGCACTGGGCTGGACTTCGGCCAGCTCGTAACTGCAACCGTGCTGGTAAGCGCGTTCAGCAGTATTGCCATGGGTGTATGGGCCAAGAATCCATATGTCATGGCGCCCGGAATGGGACTGAATGCCTTCTTTGTATGGGGCGTAGTGATTACCGGGGTGAGTGCCAGCACGGCACTTGGCGCGGTATTCATCTCGGGCCTCATCTTCGTAGCACTCTCGGTTGCCAACGTGCGGACCGAGATTGTACGTGCGATTCCGGACCAGATACGGTACGCTGTAGCGGCCGGTATCGGGCTGTTCATTGCCTTCATCGGCTTCAGCAACGCTGGATTCATTGTTGACAACCCTGCAACCAAAGTCGGCCTCGTGTCGCTCTTCCCGGACGACGGGAGCATAATCGACCGCCTGCTCGGGGCAGACCAGTCGGTGGTCCTGTTCCTGATTGGTCTGACTGTCATGGCTGCACTGGTAGCCAAGGGAGTCCGGGGTGCTTTCATCATCGGCATCGCCATTACGACCGTCCTCTCAATACTCCTCGGACACTCGGAAATGCCGAGCAAGGTGACCTCCAATCCCGATTTCGGACTTATCAACTCGATGGACATAGCAGGTGCCCTGAAACTAAGCCTGTTTCCCGTCATCTTCGCGTTCCTGTTCACTGACATGTTCGACAGCCTTTCCACCTTCGTCGGTGTCTCCGAGGCGGCCGACGGCCTCAAAGACGAGAATGGCGACCCGCGCAACATCAAGGAATCACTCATCGTCGATGGACTCTCTACCACCATCTCGGGCCTCTTCGGTACAAGCAGCGGTACGACCTACATCGAATCCGCGGCCGGTATCAATCAGGGCGGGCGCAGCGGCTTTACCGCGGTTGTCGCGGGACTGCTGTTCATACCCTTCCTGTGGCTGACGCCACTGCTGGAGGTGGTTCCCGCCATTGCAACCGCCCCGGCACTCGTGCTGGTAGGCGTGTTCATGGCCAAGCCAGTCCTGAAAATCCGCTGGGATGACTTTGACGTTGCCTTCCCTGCCTTCATGGCGATGTTCCTGATTCCGCTGACCTACTCGATTACCCAGGGAATTATCTGGGGCTTCCTGAGTTGGACAGCTATCAAGGTCATAAAGGGCAATACCAACGAAGTCTCTCCGATGCTCTGGGCTATCAATGCCTTTGCCATCCTGGCGCTGGTATACACCTAG
- a CDS encoding ATPase has product MAIGAGLAIGLAGLGTGWAQSHTGAAAVGAVAEDRGNFANSLIFIAIPETIVILGFVIANQILG; this is encoded by the coding sequence ATGGCCATCGGAGCCGGCCTGGCTATTGGCCTGGCAGGCCTTGGTACCGGCTGGGCGCAGTCCCATACCGGGGCCGCCGCAGTCGGCGCCGTGGCTGAAGACAGGGGCAACTTTGCCAACAGCCTGATCTTCATCGCCATCCCTGAGACCATTGTCATCCTCGGCTTCGTCATCGCCAACCAGATACTGGGCTGA
- a CDS encoding proteasome-activating nucleotidase, with amino-acid sequence MATPDEDAVASPAVDTQDWHRWLMEETERFESEKRQFESELSRLKRENAHLKGELARLRAPPQVIGTVRDLLEDGRVSIKSSSGPDFVVHLSENIDRGTLLPGDRVALHRQTLAVLELLPAVRDQLVMGAEVLEKPTETYKDIGGLKKELEELRSTVELPLTKPDLFLKVGVEPPKGILLIGPPGTGKTLLAKAVANATNASFIRLIGSELVQKYIGEGARLVRELFQLAHEKAPSIIFIDELDAVGAKRMDVGTTGDREVQRTLMQLLGELDGFTPRGDIAIMAASNRPDILDEALLRPGRFDRIIRIPQPDAEARLKILKIHSKSMSLTRGLSLKKLVKETEGMSGADLRAICVEAGMSAIQADRTKVRASDFRDALQKLRSRLTEAEQDGPEQTLYY; translated from the coding sequence ATGGCCACCCCGGACGAGGACGCCGTAGCCAGCCCCGCTGTCGATACGCAGGACTGGCATCGCTGGCTGATGGAGGAGACCGAGCGGTTCGAATCCGAAAAACGGCAGTTCGAATCAGAGCTTTCGCGGCTCAAGCGCGAGAACGCGCACCTCAAGGGCGAGCTGGCGCGACTGCGTGCGCCGCCGCAGGTCATCGGCACCGTGCGCGACCTGCTCGAGGACGGCCGTGTCTCTATCAAGTCCAGCTCCGGGCCGGACTTCGTGGTACACCTTTCGGAGAACATCGACCGCGGGACGCTGCTCCCCGGCGACCGTGTCGCGCTGCACCGGCAGACGCTGGCGGTGCTGGAGCTGCTGCCCGCCGTGCGCGACCAGCTAGTCATGGGCGCCGAGGTGCTCGAGAAGCCAACCGAGACCTACAAAGACATCGGCGGCCTGAAGAAGGAGCTGGAGGAACTGCGCAGCACGGTCGAGCTTCCGCTCACCAAGCCGGACCTGTTCCTCAAGGTCGGAGTCGAGCCCCCGAAGGGCATCCTGCTGATTGGGCCTCCCGGCACCGGGAAAACATTGCTCGCCAAGGCGGTCGCCAACGCAACCAACGCCAGCTTCATCCGGCTGATTGGCAGCGAACTGGTGCAGAAGTACATCGGCGAGGGCGCGCGACTGGTGCGCGAGCTGTTTCAGCTCGCGCACGAGAAGGCGCCGAGCATAATATTCATCGATGAGCTCGACGCGGTCGGCGCGAAGCGCATGGACGTCGGCACCACCGGCGACCGCGAGGTTCAGCGCACGCTGATGCAGTTGCTCGGGGAACTGGACGGCTTCACCCCGCGCGGCGATATCGCCATCATGGCTGCCTCGAACCGGCCCGATATCCTCGACGAGGCGCTATTGCGGCCGGGGCGGTTCGACCGCATCATCCGCATTCCGCAGCCCGATGCCGAAGCGCGGCTGAAAATCCTGAAGATTCATTCGAAGTCCATGTCGCTGACGCGCGGCCTCAGCCTGAAGAAACTAGTGAAGGAAACCGAAGGAATGTCTGGTGCCGACCTCCGGGCAATCTGCGTCGAGGCAGGCATGAGTGCCATCCAGGCCGACCGGACGAAGGTGCGTGCCAGCGACTTCCGGGATGCGCTACAGAAACTGCGCAGCCGCCTCACCGAGGCGGAGCAGGACGGGCCCGAGCAGACGCTCTACTACTAG
- a CDS encoding V-type ATP synthase subunit F, giving the protein MEIGVVGRDMFTTGFRLVGVHKWFQVDEEASSEQAVAQALKDREIGVLVIHDTEWQELEAKTQMHLSNSVHPTVIAIGAEVDDSLRDRIRTAVGVDLWK; this is encoded by the coding sequence ATGGAAATCGGCGTCGTAGGCAGGGACATGTTCACGACCGGCTTCCGGCTGGTGGGTGTCCACAAGTGGTTCCAGGTGGACGAAGAGGCCAGCTCCGAGCAGGCCGTAGCGCAGGCGCTGAAGGACCGGGAAATCGGCGTGCTGGTAATTCACGACACCGAGTGGCAGGAGCTGGAGGCGAAGACGCAGATGCACTTGAGCAACAGCGTCCACCCGACGGTAATTGCGATTGGTGCCGAAGTTGACGATTCTCTCAGGGACCGCATCAGGACCGCGGTTGGAGTAGACTTATGGAAGTAA
- a CDS encoding TM2 domain-containing protein: MAGIAGKSWVAEKLRTGRITEAHIALWIAASPFGFIGVDRAYKGDALSGVFKMLTLGGLGLWWLADAYVAAKKAGSAW, translated from the coding sequence ATGGCAGGCATTGCAGGGAAATCCTGGGTCGCTGAAAAATTGAGAACTGGAAGAATCACCGAGGCACATATTGCACTCTGGATTGCAGCTTCACCATTCGGATTTATAGGTGTAGACAGGGCTTACAAAGGTGATGCTCTTTCGGGCGTTTTCAAGATGCTAACCTTAGGAGGTCTAGGCCTCTGGTGGCTGGCCGATGCTTATGTTGCGGCCAAAAAAGCAGGTAGCGCTTGGTAA
- a CDS encoding V-type ATPase subunit — translation MSNFAYAATRARARRARLLPPEAFGQLLNMELEEVARYIQDLEYRREIDRYGASLRGADLLEAALLDNRASEVGEIIGFCTGELRQGIEAYAEIYRVRGIKALLRGIFDGLSGEELLRKVSPLTERDRELYAQMAATDSVEAAVELLEGTRYHELVQNALEQRQSDSLQPLEDALDRAYYENLASSLPAGGAASRVYRGFVQLQIDVANLKTVMRLRHRGLSGLGELLIEGGTLDEAALAATSSVADILPIIEGSPFQEVLQPVLEDFEDAGLNRAVQALEEHVAAQSRRYTYLHPLSILPILDYLLRKEKEVRNLRTIVRGRELELSREKIEGLLVV, via the coding sequence ATGAGTAACTTCGCCTACGCAGCCACCCGCGCCCGCGCCCGGCGGGCGCGGCTGCTGCCGCCCGAAGCGTTCGGCCAGTTGCTGAACATGGAACTGGAGGAAGTTGCGCGCTACATTCAGGACCTGGAATACCGACGCGAAATCGACCGCTACGGCGCTTCGCTGCGCGGTGCGGACCTGCTCGAGGCGGCGCTGCTCGACAACCGCGCCAGCGAAGTCGGCGAAATCATCGGCTTCTGCACCGGCGAACTGCGGCAGGGCATCGAGGCGTACGCCGAGATTTACCGCGTGCGCGGCATCAAGGCGCTGCTGCGCGGCATCTTCGACGGCCTTTCCGGGGAGGAGTTGCTGCGGAAGGTCTCGCCGCTGACCGAGCGCGACCGCGAACTCTACGCGCAGATGGCGGCGACCGATTCCGTCGAGGCGGCGGTCGAGCTGCTCGAGGGGACGCGCTACCATGAGCTGGTGCAGAATGCGCTGGAGCAGCGGCAGAGCGATTCTTTGCAGCCGCTCGAGGATGCGCTTGACAGGGCGTATTACGAAAACCTGGCCAGCAGCCTGCCGGCCGGGGGTGCGGCGAGCCGGGTCTACCGCGGCTTCGTCCAGCTGCAAATTGACGTCGCCAACCTGAAAACCGTGATGCGGCTGAGGCACCGGGGCCTTAGCGGACTGGGCGAACTGCTGATTGAGGGCGGGACGCTCGACGAGGCGGCGCTCGCCGCAACCAGCAGCGTAGCCGACATCCTGCCGATTATCGAAGGCTCCCCGTTCCAGGAGGTGCTGCAGCCCGTCCTTGAGGATTTCGAGGATGCTGGACTGAACCGCGCCGTGCAGGCGCTGGAGGAACATGTCGCCGCCCAGTCGCGCCGCTACACCTACCTGCATCCGCTCTCAATCCTGCCGATACTGGATTACCTGCTGCGCAAGGAAAAGGAGGTGCGCAACCTGCGCACCATCGTGCGTGGGCGGGAACTGGAACTGTCCCGCGAGAAAATCGAGGGGCTGCTGGTGGTATAA
- a CDS encoding DUF6364 family protein, with protein MPRTKLTLTVDPEILAEAKAKAQSQHTSISGLVENFLQFYSEARLYCFSCGVALDVTERETCAKCGFLKCSDCAKCGCDLSDEARQAVFHMRRVYEELLAGRVG; from the coding sequence GTGCCCCGCACCAAGCTGACGCTCACGGTTGACCCTGAAATCCTGGCGGAGGCGAAGGCCAAGGCGCAGTCGCAGCACACCTCGATTTCGGGGCTGGTCGAAAATTTCCTGCAATTCTACAGTGAGGCGCGGCTCTACTGCTTCAGCTGCGGCGTTGCGCTGGATGTCACCGAGCGAGAGACATGTGCCAAGTGCGGTTTCCTGAAGTGTAGCGATTGTGCCAAGTGTGGTTGCGATTTGAGCGACGAGGCACGGCAGGCGGTGTTCCACATGCGCCGCGTCTACGAGGAATTGCTCGCCGGGCGAGTCGGTTAG
- a CDS encoding VUT family protein yields the protein MDDRQKFLIGMYLGAIIVANLVVAKWGLDVVADLGGPVGQIQVVFFTALLLIGLDLTARDFLHELWKEKLWENMLKLIVAGSLLSLVVNFFLKFVGWDAAPWDNVKAIALASTIAFFCAGIADTYIYQLLGDKERLLRINGSNVVSGFVDSLVFPTLAWGIFLPLFAGFDMDVANAVDWHITAQMTVAKILGGFLWAFGIVALAKRFGFED from the coding sequence ATGGACGACAGACAGAAATTCCTGATTGGCATGTATCTCGGCGCAATCATTGTCGCCAACCTGGTGGTCGCCAAGTGGGGACTCGACGTGGTGGCGGACCTCGGCGGCCCTGTCGGGCAAATTCAGGTAGTCTTCTTCACCGCGCTGCTACTCATCGGCCTCGACCTGACCGCGCGCGATTTCCTCCACGAACTCTGGAAAGAGAAGCTGTGGGAGAACATGCTCAAGCTGATTGTGGCGGGCTCGCTGCTCTCGCTGGTGGTGAATTTCTTCCTGAAGTTCGTGGGCTGGGATGCAGCTCCATGGGACAACGTCAAGGCGATAGCACTTGCCAGCACCATCGCCTTCTTCTGTGCCGGGATTGCCGACACGTACATCTACCAGCTTCTCGGCGACAAGGAACGCCTGCTCAGGATTAATGGTTCCAACGTCGTCTCCGGCTTCGTTGACTCGCTCGTGTTCCCAACGCTGGCGTGGGGCATATTCCTGCCACTCTTTGCCGGGTTCGACATGGATGTTGCCAATGCCGTTGACTGGCACATTACCGCGCAGATGACCGTCGCCAAGATTCTGGGCGGCTTCCTCTGGGCGTTCGGGATTGTCGCACTGGCGAAGCGGTTCGGGTTCGAGGACTAA
- a CDS encoding adenine phosphoribosyltransferase, whose amino-acid sequence MPTNQIQLIRDRIRDVPDFPKPGILFKDITPLLADPQALRAAAEALAAPYRDSRIDLVVGIEARGFIFGTPVAGLLDVGFVPIRKPGKLPWETRSVSYDLEYGSDALEIHTDAVAEGERVLVVDDLLATGGTSRAACDLLAGMGAEIVEVAVLIELEFLKGRQRLAPFEARSILKF is encoded by the coding sequence ATGCCAACAAATCAAATCCAGTTAATCCGCGACCGCATCCGTGACGTGCCGGACTTTCCCAAGCCGGGCATCCTGTTCAAGGACATTACCCCCTTGCTGGCCGACCCGCAGGCGCTCCGCGCCGCAGCCGAGGCGCTGGCGGCGCCGTACCGCGACAGCCGCATCGACCTGGTCGTCGGTATCGAGGCGCGCGGCTTCATCTTCGGGACGCCAGTCGCCGGGTTGCTCGACGTCGGTTTTGTCCCGATTCGCAAGCCGGGCAAGCTGCCGTGGGAGACGCGCAGCGTCAGCTACGATCTGGAATACGGCAGCGACGCGCTGGAAATCCACACCGACGCCGTCGCGGAGGGGGAACGAGTGCTGGTGGTCGACGACCTGCTCGCAACCGGGGGCACCTCGCGCGCAGCGTGCGACCTGCTGGCGGGGATGGGCGCCGAGATTGTCGAAGTGGCGGTGCTGATTGAGCTGGAGTTCCTGAAAGGGCGCCAGCGGCTGGCGCCGTTCGAGGCACGGTCGATACTGAAGTTCTGA
- a CDS encoding multiprotein-bridging factor 1 family protein produces MQCELCGREAALIATQVAGTVLRACSACAGSGRKATAREAMGQEAWVAQALAKRTRRQQLNDETPGDVLVADCGARVRQARQQRGWDHAQLAQKAAEKKSIIASVEAGHHHPAEKLVRKLERLLEIRLTEAAEGEGQASAGGRKAEALTMGDLLKQALDEE; encoded by the coding sequence ATGCAATGTGAGCTTTGCGGAAGGGAAGCGGCGCTGATTGCGACACAGGTTGCGGGCACGGTATTACGCGCCTGTTCCGCCTGCGCCGGCTCGGGGCGCAAGGCGACCGCGCGCGAAGCCATGGGGCAGGAAGCGTGGGTCGCGCAGGCGCTGGCGAAGCGGACGCGCCGGCAGCAGCTGAACGACGAGACGCCGGGCGACGTGCTGGTCGCTGACTGCGGCGCCCGCGTGCGGCAGGCGCGGCAGCAACGCGGCTGGGACCACGCCCAGCTGGCACAGAAGGCGGCCGAGAAGAAGTCAATCATCGCCTCGGTCGAAGCAGGCCACCATCATCCAGCCGAAAAGCTGGTGCGCAAGCTGGAGCGGCTGCTCGAAATCAGACTGACCGAGGCCGCGGAGGGCGAGGGGCAGGCGAGCGCCGGGGGCCGCAAGGCAGAGGCGCTCACGATGGGTGACCTGCTGAAACAGGCGCTGGACGAGGAGTGA